A segment of the Myripristis murdjan chromosome 20, fMyrMur1.1, whole genome shotgun sequence genome:
ACAAGCACCTCATTTATCACAGAGTCGGTTCAATGAGAGCCAAGCAGCCTGAATGATCGAATTAGATCCTTATTCCACTTTTGGTTAAGTCTGCAGGGCCTCGCTTCCATCGAGCCTTTGTgatttttgcattgtgcacctttaaaaacaaaactcagtATCTTTTAACtttaaacaaggcagaatgaggccaATTGCATTACTTGTTCGAagaaaatcactgaaaacagctgattggaagagaaatgagagaaagcCATGTCAACAGTTTTGgggaaaatgagatttttagACTCAATACCAGAGTGAATGGCTTGTTGGGGGTATTTTAACGGTACAGCCTTGTCAAACCCGTTGGAGCAGTGCATGGACCGTGACGCCGGCGATGCTTTAGATTTCCATCCTTACAGCTCAGTGAGCCTGCCTCCAGATTCGAGATTCAGAGTGAAAGACCACGAGCGGCTGccacactgggaaaaaaaagctccttTCATCTCGTCTGACAAACTTTGTAAATGGTTCAATGTCAGACTGTAACTGCTGTGACACTGGAAGGCAGCAGATTATTAACCACAGCAGCCTAAAGAAATAATGTCTGTATCTGCTCAGCGCTGCGGGGCTGTGTTTGGTTTTTCTACAGAGGCTGCCttggtttttcattttggtggtCAAGTCCTGTTGCTACCAAACACGCTACACGGAGCAATAACATTATTTTGCACAGCAATCGTTACtgaaataatagtaataataaaaaaatctaccaaTCCATCATCCTTTCTGCAAGACTTCAGACTCCAGACTTCTTTAATAGTAAGCAGAACATCCTCACtcaaaatcttttatttttgagaAACATGACCTCGCTGCAGCTTCTCGCTGGGTTTAGTGGGGCAACCGTCAAAGCCCTGAAAAGCCAAGATAAATTTGCTTTTTCTGATGCTGTCATATGTTTCACtgtaaaaagggaaaaaaaaatgtatcagatGTATCAGATTTGGACTTGATTTGTCACTGGAACAGATTGGCTTCCATTCAAATTAAAGTCAATAAAACCTGATGGATTGCAGCTATTTTCTTTGCAGATGATCATGATATGCATCTCTGACCATACTGTGAGCTtcctgttttccaaaaaaaaaaaaaaaaaaaggcttcagtGGCTGTCCTATTGGATTCTGTTTAAAAACATCAGGAAGCTGCAGGAGAGTCTAATATCTGTTAGTGGATGATTAGTTATCAGTCTACTAGTGGAAATCTAATAGTTGCACTATGCACCATTATAAGTGATGGGGAGACAACATTCAAATAGAGTCTGGAAAGATACTGAAAAATACTGAGTCTGTCCTTTTAATGgtgctgtatttcatttttgcattttgagtttTCCACATGGGAGCCCAGCGAGAATGCCGTCATTAATTTCCATATGTGTTCCACAGCCATTCACACTAAATCTCTGGACCAATCTGCGTCCAAAACtttgctcctcctccctccttcatcaGCCAGTGGATGGGTGAGAATATCAGCGGGAGGGTCTGggggtgtgtgtctgcgtgtgtgtgtgtgcgtgtagggGTGCGTGCTGCAGGGTATAATAACAGAGAGCGAGTGAAAACCACAGTTGCTTGCTAAGTGATGATCCGTCTGCGCTCACACagcgtgtttgtgtgctccGCTCGCTCTGACTCTCATGTTCCCTCTCACTGATTAATCAGCTCCgtacgtctctctctctctctctctcacacacacacactctctctctctttcctccatgCACTCTCTTGCccctctgctttcctctcttGTCTTGCCGTTCTCGCATTTTTTCAGGAACCAGAGGAGTTTCAtccttttcctcctcatgctctttcatttcactttcCCATCCCGCTCCCTCCTGTGTCTCCTCCCCACGCTCTCTCTCCACAGCCGAGAGATGGGAGCAGGGCAGGGGGATTGTCTTGGGCTCAGACTCACACCAGCAGATGTTTGAAGACAATTACATCTACTTGTAATCCTGGAGAGTGCAAAAGGAAGCCTGGACACTcgttaaaaatctgattttgtttttttgttttttgtttttttttttttcatttccctgcTTTGGGAAGCCAAGATTTTTCCCACAGAGAGCGAGGATGAGAACTGTACACTGTGATGTTTTGACACTGCCAAAACAGATGGAGTGATaccagcagagaggaagacgTATGACAGGGAATCTAAACGGACAAAGCTACTTGACATCATGAATGCCACCCAACACCATGGACTGATCCAAAGCTACCACAACAGGAGCCAAAGCTCAGGCACTTTCCCTATTAACAAAGACCTatcaggagaggagaaggactCGACTACGGGATGCTACGAGCAGCTGCTGATTTCCACCGAGGTTTTCCTCACCCTCGGCATCGTCAGCCTGCTGGAGAACATCCTGGTTGTCGCCGCCATCATCAAAAACAAGAACCTTCACTCGCCCATGTACTTCTTCATCTGCAGCCTCGCCGTGGCTGACATGTTGGTCAGTGTCTCCAACGCCTCAGAGACGATTGTCATAGCTCTGATCAACGGAGGCAACCTGACCATCCCCATGACGCTGATAAAGAGCATGGACAACGTGTTTGACTCCATGATCTGCAGCTCTCTGTTGGCGTCCATCTGCAGCTTGTTGGCCATAGCTGTCGACCGCTACATCACCATCTTCTACGCCCTGCGATACCACAACATCGTCACCCTGCGGCGGGCGATGCTGGTCATCTCCAGCATCTGGACGTGCTGCACGGTGTCCGGCGTCCTCTTCATCATCTACTCGGAAAGCACCACGGTGCTCATCTGCCTCATCACCATGTTCTTCACCATGCTGGTGCTCATGGCCTCGCTCTACGTGCACATGTTCCTGCTGGCGCGCCTGCACATGAAGCGGATCGCCGCGCTGCCGGGCAACGCGCCCATCCAGCAGCGAGCCAACATGAAAGGCGCCATCACGCTCACCATACTCCTCGGGGTTTTTGTCGTGTGCTGGGCGCCCTTCTTCCTCCACCTCATCCTCATTATCACCTGCCCCAGGAATCCCTACTGCACCTGCTTCATGTCTCACTTCAACATGTACCTCATCCTCATCATGTGCAACTCCGTCATCGACCCCATCATCTACGCCTTTCGCAGCCAAGAGATGAGAAAGACCTTCAAAGAGATTTTCTACTGCTACAGCCTGTCcagcccgtgtgtgtgtgagctgcctGTGAAGTATTAGCGGAGCCCCGACCTCGCAGAGCACAATGGGGCTCGTGAAGAAGCTTTGTGAAGGAGGGCTTTGAAGTCCTCGGCTCTAATCACTGTGGACTGACGTGACTCTATTTTGCCCTGCGCTACGGCATTCGGCTGTAAATGATTGATAAGCAGGGCGCTCGCCTCTGGTTATGTGAGTCAGGTTGCTCATGAGGTAGGTTTACAACACCTTGTAAAATAGGAGCGCTGCCAAAAACCTCTGTCTTacgtcatttagtctcatgatTCAGCGTTAAGATCTTGTTTTCCTCaaaacagggtaaaaaaaaatccaactttaGGATGATACAGTCCCACTTGATTGCATTTCTAATCTGATTTTCTTGAcccaaatgtcatttttctggATCctcgtgggctgatctgccttattgaagatatttacaaaaaaaatctgaaacaagTGTGATTATCTCAAACTACTAGGAGATTTTCTGCACctcagtgaaggaaaaaaaaagattttgacactgaatatgagactacaCGACTTGTTAatatggggattttttttttttttcagtgaaatcaCTGTTTTGCTTCTACATGAggagtattttgtttttgtggttaaTGCCATTCTGAAGTGCAATTTTAAGTCTTTAGAAATGTGACCAGTATGTATATatgccaatatatatatatatatgcttaACCTGTGTTGCACTTCTCTCTTGATTTTTAtgaatattattttcattattattatttttttagctcTCTCTGCTGTTCACTGTCAAACTCTAATCAGAAATGCCATGAAAATAATCTCAAAAAGACCAACTTTCGCTGTTTTGTGGCACTTTGTTGTGACAGCTGCTTTTATGTAAATgacaacatttgaaaacacaacactCACGGGCTATAATGCACGTGCATAACATATGACATTGTGGACTTCTTGCAAAGAGATTAACAGAGTGTATTAAAGGACTACCTCCAGGATGAATGCAAAGCACTGTTTTTTAAAGTGTAAAATACATGAAtcctcataacacacacacacacacacacacacaaaaaaaaaaaaaaaaaatctgcaagcaAAGATATATCCCTGGCATATGatctttgtgttttatattaaatctcaggcagacaagcaggcaggttcagattttgtttatttgcacatgATGGCCTGAAAGAGATGGAGTCTGTGTTCTAGTGTGTGTTTCCCAGGTCTCAGCCTCGTGTCAGCCCtgccaaagtgtccttgagcaaagcTTTGAGCcccccagcagctccagctgtcGTCATCCAGTCAAAGCTGACTCGCGTCCCTCTTGTGAACTtgtggcttgtgtgtttgtgagaaatTTTTGCACACGCTGGGCTGCTCTCAGTCGTCGTCGGCATGGACTCGATACAGATTCTGTGTGCATTCCAGTGTACATGCGACTGTGAATAGctatttttgtcatatttatgTAACAGGGTATAATTTATTGAATGTATCGTACGTGTTGCTGTTATCCTTGCCTTAAATATGTCGCACTGTGATGTGAAAAGTACCTGTATTTTCCTGTGACTGTGTTTGaacctttttaaaatgaatgtgataCCACTCTTTATATGAGTGGATGTGGTTACGCTAGATTCAGTAATGCCTTATTCATCCATGGCCTTTTAAACTCAAAGTGCATTCATGAACCCATGTATGATAAGTTGGACGACTTCTGTTAAACGAGATGTTTCTGCTCTGAGCTTTACGTCGACTTTGGATTGTTTCATGTCCCATAAGCAGCAGCTGCAAAGTGAATAAATCGTTGTGTTAACTCGGCCACAActcctgtttgtctgtctcttccctCAAGTGCAGACGTAAGCCTTTATACAGAGAAgccaagtgattttttttttacctataaAACCCCCAGAAATAGAAGAAGAATTTCTCCGGATTGAGTCAGAACCTGGAAAGCTGCCAGGCATTTGAACAATCAGTGTCACTTAACAAGCAAGATACAAATTGGTTTGAACATCAGTGACAAGTAATTTACTCAAGCACTATTGCATCTGTAAAAGACTTCAGACAATTTGAGATCTGTGTGGAAAATTACAGGCAATTCGAgaacctgtaaaaaaaaaaaaaaaagaaaaaaaaagaaacattatttatttgattgattgattcctccatttttccatttgcatttCAGCGCAGAGGGTTTCTCACCAGATGCTTAACTGGTATTTGTGTGCCAATAAAGCACCCGGGAGGTTTCAATGATTGTGACACATTTATCCTTTTgtaaacaatacatttttaatgctgTATAAATAATTACTCTGTGCATCGGTTTACAGTCTCAAccggcaagaaaaaaaaaaaaaaacactttctcaGTTTCTACCCCTGTGGCACATCAGTGTGACAAATGAGTGCTAATTCATTCACAATGCAAGTGTGTAGTGGAGTTTAATGGACTTTGCATGCTCACTTTAAAGGTTTAACCCAATTTCTGGAGTCAGAATTACATAATCAGCACAAGGCAGTATTTGTGgaggaatttgtcttggtggCAATGCTGCAAAGGCATACAGTATTTACAACAAATATAGCGAGAGTATGgtgaaaaacattaaatattcaaatccaTACTGTGTACTGAACATATTAGCCAGGGTCACTCTGTAACACTGATGAGGTCATTCCAGATGACCTTATTTCTCTTATTAAATCCATACCAGTCACACAGAGATATAGATGAGGAAAAACAATGAGTTTGAGAGAGATTTTTACACTTTAAGGTTCATTGTCGTAATAAGcagctctgtatttttcataCCCCTTTTCACAcccctatcccagcatgcactgggatAGGGGTGGAAGGCAGATTCCTTGTGCATAGTGCTGCAAAAACAATGCTCATCTaacattaaagctgcagcaGGGACAGAGCTGGTGCCGGTGAATATCAAGGCCAGGAGAGTCTGTATAGTCAGAGAATTCAGAGGTACATGTGTATAATCCACAGCAAATAAACCACTTACATTCAGCACTTAACAAGTAGAAGTACCGCGAGGCAGAGATATAGGGCAGTCATCAAAACCTGGCTAACCTCCAGCTACTTTCaagagaaattaaattaataaatctattttcatttgttttattatgtatgttttattaggtatgtatttatgtgtgtatatctacATCTaccccccctctctttttctctgtctgtctatgtgtgcatatatatagaTTTAGATACAGAGATGTAGATATAGATTGATGGATATGTATACGTATTTgtcttagtgtgtgtgcgtgcgtgtatgtgtgtgtgcagggctgtCTCAAGGAATTTGGGGGCCCAAGGAAAATCGACTTGGAGGCCCCCCACCTCCCCGCCGCTGACACCCCTGgaccacagcaaaataaaacttacGCCCCACGCCATCCCACCCTGCCTGGCCAAAGCCTACAGGAACCACAGCAAAGACATACAGTTTAAGTTCACCCACActttattacaataaataatttCTGACAGTGCAAATACCGCTTATATATGTTGCATACTGTACaacgtttgcaaaaaaaaacaaaaaaaaaacaccaccatccCAAAACAACGAACATATAAAGATAGTGCAAATTGCATAGTAACTATAAAATCACACTCAAATTAACATTTCTCCAGTTTGTCGTTGTATTTAGTTCATAACCAGTCACTGTCTGGGGGCCCCCGGCCAGCTCGGAGCCCCAGGCAATTGTTTGGTTTGCTTGCCTTGTTGTTacgggtctgtgtgtgtgtgtgtgtgtgtgtgtgtgtgtgtgtgtgtgtgtgtgtcacaagaTCAGATCTAGATCCAATTTAGTTTCCttaaatgtgacacagatcaAACTTTTACGCCATCAGATTCTGATTTGGGatctgattcctgctgatgtgGCACTGCGTGAACCCTCAGATCAGAATTCACGTGTTTTTTCCGCACCGTGCACACTCACGTCTCCGTCAGCGCGTCGTTATTCATTCATcatctgcaaaacaaacaatggaGGCTAACAGGGAGACATTACATTATGCATTTCAAGGCTATATAGGAAGATGCTTCAATCAAAGCACGAATCAGACGGCTCTCCGCCCGCCGGCTCGGTGTAGGCGCTCCCTCTGTGTGTATAGTTGCCTCCGTGCATTGCTGGCAGTCCTATCCATTTGTTGTGCTAATTAAttgtcttcagtgttttttgttttgttttgtttttcatacatCAGCCTAGCGTGGGTGTATTCACAGCTCTGACTTTCCAATGCCAGACCAGATGAGTAAAATAAACGTGGCGGCAGCTTCATGTGCGTCTTGATGTTCCAGCTTGACTTCAAATTAGGAGAAGATGTACAATACCAATAATATGGCTGGTTACATTTACTTAACACTGATATTTCACATGACTGGCCCTCGGCCGAAGCTACTTAAATGATATTCCCAACCATGTAGCCATGACTAAATGTTTAATATCAACACAGCGAAAGGCCTataacaggaaaaacagcacTGGTACCTGGTATAAATCTACTACACCAAGCCTACAGACTCATTTAACTTTGCTCACATCAATATCTGGGTCACTTTTCTTCAATACAAAGAAGAGAGCGAGTTGTGAAAGGCTGCTGCATGCACACAGCCTACACCTATGGACATTTTAAGGATGATTTCACCGTGGAAAATCGCCGGCATAActgctgctttgtcatttttcaatGCAACTGCTTTCTGCTTCAGCATAGcaggagctctctctctctctcacacacactctccttctctctatctgtgtgtgtgtgtgtgtgttagtgcttGATTACAGGAGTGGGATCAGGTGTGCAGGTGTTAGGTGGCAACCTGCTGATCATCGTCAGTCTCCTCGGCTGTATAAACCAGGCCTCAGCTCCACCACGCTGCCAGATCTTTGACTCGGCTACCCACTCTAGTCTAGTTCCAGCCTTTCTGGGTCTCCTGCTTTTGTTACGAAGACGTTTACTAATTCTTGTCGTCTGTGCCTGCAGTCGCCCCGCCTGACTCCTGCCTCCGTCTCGCTTCCTGCCCATCCTGTAACACACTCCGGACCTGCACTCAGCTTGCACCTCTGCACTCCCTCTGACTCCTCTGCTCGCTCTCACTTTCTGCAGTCCTCTCGCTCGCCGCTCACCTCCCCTGCAAAAGACTCTTTCTCTAAGTATTATGACAATAAATTCCTTCTTGCACCTCTTCCTGCCTCAGTGCTCTGCGTCCTGCATTTGGGCTCAAGCTCAGTATTCACGCCTAACAGCAGCATccacagcagagacaaaaagTCAGAGAAGGAGGCAGACGATGTCATTGCAGTAAATTGAATTGTTCATGTTGATCAGACGGTGATTTGAGGGAACTAATTGGATTTCCTGCAGTGCAGACTTCATACAGCATATCCTGTTAAACTTGGAAAATTAATTTTTCACAGGCAAACCATTATGAATCGACACGGCGAGACCATAAGAGGTATCTATTCCATCGGGAATCAATACGGTAGAAGTCATGGCTTGAATAAGAGCAGGCACATCCTTTCACAATCCATTGGTTTGGTATTtagtacaaaatgaaaaatatagaTCTGCACGCCAGCGATGCGCTCCAAACAACATATTGTGTCTTggaactgtctgtctgtcagctttaCATCTGCGCCGTGCAGACACTTCATATTATGTGACATGAACAAGGTCTGTAACTTTCACGAGAGTACAGTATTGTGTAATTTCAGCAGGTGAAGTTAGCAGAGGAGCCGCAGCTGTGGAGTGGTTTGTAAGTGTGTTGGACAGCAGGACGTGAGGCTGGAGTGGCTGCGACAAATGTCAGATCAATTTTGTTTCGCAGCAGGCCAGGGTCTCTAAGCAACATGGGAAACTGCGTTTTCACGGCCTCTCTCCAGGATTGTTACTTCTTTATTAGCAAGTTGTGAAGTCTTGTAAAGAGACGGTGacactgaaattgaaaaaaaattctctggTGCATCATATACTGcccaaatatttattcattttcttatttattcacTTGCTTTTATTGTGTAGGAGTGAGGAGACTGTCATCTGAAAAGCTACACtttgtcagtgcgctgctgccTTCACCTTGAGTTGGACGTTTGCCTTGAAAAAGGTTCTAATCCTTGAATCTTCTCGTCTAAACTACCAATCGACCACATATTTTGGCACCCAGCACTCTCTTCAAAGTTGAACATGAGCTCCAACTtgtgaaaaagcaaaacaaacggTAATTGAACTTAGACTTGCAAGATAGAAACTGAGGTATCATTTCAGAGCTCCAGTTTCTCTGAATTCAGTCCAAgtgacatcacagaaaaaaTGTAGGCTATGTAAACTAATCATCTGCAGTTATTTACAGTAAGAATTCAATCAAGAGTGTTTGTTTGGCACCTATACAAATACTGCTGCATACACTTTTAGCACTGACCCTGGTGGGAAATgtggattttcttcttcttcttcttcttcttggcagCCACTTGACTTGAGCTGACCCATGTGAACGCCATGCTGATGCAGGTTGGACATTTCCCGTGAACCCAGAACAAACGTGGATAGGTTTAGGTGGGAAGATTTAACGTTTACGTGTGCCGACTCAAATCTGGTTTATTGGCGTCGCAGGGTGAAGAGCAGAACTCTGCGGGAGCAAACACATCGTTGCTGCTGATTATGTGGAGGGCTTGTAGGAGTCGACTGGAAGCATAGGGGGCAGGCAATCGTGAGCCGCCTGTGattgtacagaaaaaaacaggcaagGCGGATGGACCGGTGTGTAATCCAACAAATCAGCTTCATTCTTATTTTCATTCACAAGCGGTGGAGCAGTGAATACAGACAAGGAAGAATGACGCTGATTTGAGTGCAGACCTccttttcttcacatttttattccaaCCAGGGGCatgcactgttgtgttttagaCATTTCCGTCACCGTGGGAattgtttgcacatgcacacgcctAATGCCCGCTCCCACAATCAGCCGTGAATGGAGGCTGGCACATCTCTAATGAGCCTTATTTCCATAAAAAGAGCTGTTGTTGCTCGCTCATTCTTTAAACATGGCAGCGAAAAGgacatcaaagaaaaaaaaaaaaacgcagttTCACTGAAGGTGAAGTTGAAACAATGGCTAGAGAGATGGAGGGTGATTTTGTCTGGAGGTCTTAACAATGGTATCAGCAATGACATAAGATATATTGAGTTGCAAAGAGTGACTGAAGCCTTAAATTAAGTTAGCTCTGAGCTCTGGACCCTGGCAGACGTCAGAATGAAATTGTGTGACTGCAGCGTGCATGATGTGTGGGGTCATCTCTCTCCAGGGCCGGACGAGTAACAGGGATGGTTTCTCTGCGTCGGTCATTTTGGCTGTGGGCCTCATTCAATTTCCAAGAGAACAGCTCTTGGAAACCTGCAGCAGCGCATAAGCCACTCATCATTTTGGGCCAGAAAATCAGCACGGTCTCTAAACACCCATTCCCTTCTTAGTCTTGCATTGCAAAGGTCCTCTAACCATTGTGTCATTGCACACTATGCACAGCTCCGCCTATTTTTAGCGCTCATATCGGCCACATATGTGCCTCTAAATCAGTCTACGCAATCACATCTGTATTATGTGTGACACAGTGCAACAGACATATCTCATAATATAAAATAGATAGCCTAAATAGGCCTGTACAAAATCATAAAGGCACAATGAAATTGGATACAAATGACTTTTAGTAAATGGGATAATATGTCACAATAATAATGTTGCGTAAATTCTCCCTTTCATGTTATTCTCTGCCACTTTCCCATCAGCCTGAAAGCAAAAACGGTGTGATGTATGCATGGAGACACATTCTCACTGCACATTCCTTTTTATAAATACCAATTTATGCGTAGAAAATagtgtgtgcatatttatgtACAGTGCATCGTTTATGTATCTGGCCCAAGGTTGTTTACTGATTTGTTAGTTTCTTATTAGAGAAATTACTTGATATAGTCTctttttggcatgaaaagcTCATGCTCAAGCACATCCTTGGCCTTCCATAACCCCTGTCCTGTGGTTTTATACACTTTCATCCATTCAGATCGGTATGTGTACAATAACCTTACCTTGCATGCAAACCCAGCATGTATTTGATGCATGGCAATGTGCGAGAGGCAGTCAAGTCCAATGTCaaaccaaaacaacactttcataatatcatatcatgacagttttaatgaaacatcttgTGATGCTACGCGAGGTTCCTGGGTGTTTTCGGGTCTCCCAGCATCAAACATCCTCACTTGGGTAACCGAGATGAAGTTGATCAAGACTCATCTTTGCCCTAGCAGCACTAGAACCTAGATCCACTGTCTTCACTAAGAGCCACCTGGAGGCTTTATCTGCAGCCTTCTTGTTGTCATAGAaggctctcctcctcctcctcctcctcctcctcctcctcctccatctcctctcctgtgATGCAGGCCCTACAAAGAGGCCGtcctgcacagcctctgcacCCTGCCTCCACAGGCACCCACCTTGCCTTGCAGCCTTGTCTGTGGCAGTGGCTGACTCGGCCCTCAcacttctccctcctctgctcaaAGTCCTCCTCCTTCCAGTCTTCCTTTGGCACATTAAGCTCTAGTATGATCGGCCACTGACACAAGAATGACGTCAGTTCTGAGGGAAGTCTTGGCGACATGCTGAGGGAACTTATGCTGCCTACTCAAGTCCTGTGCAGTACTGGACTGGCAGCTGctgaatgaatgagcagtaaCAACTCTTTATATGGAATTATGACTAATAAGAGGTGCACCGACCGCCATTTATCGGTGATTGTGGGAGTGCGCATTTGGCTCGTGCACGTGCAAACAAATCCACAGTGACCGAGATATGCATGGTTATATAAATCTGATGCAAAGAGTGAGGATGCATAGCTCTGCTTTTGTGCGTACACAGGTTTTTAGGCTCGAATCTGCATAGAGTTCTATACATCTGGCTCTtggttggaataaaaacctgaAGAAAAGAAATTCTGCACTCATGTTGATGTGATTCTTTCTTGTCTTTACTCAGCGCTGTGCCTACGGTggaaaaagatgagaaagaaTGGAGCTGATTTGAGCGCAGACCTCCTCCTGCCAAAGTAACAATTCAtgataaaactgaaaactaTTTAGGTCCCTGTTTCACAAAATGAATAAGCGGCAGCGGTGGCCCTAATTCTGTCGTTGCAGTAACACGAGCTGCTTTATTAACATCTATTCAACATCAATCACAGCTTTCGCTTAAGATGGAGGCAGGTCTAATTTCCAGGGCCTGTCacatcccccttttttttttcgggaAAATGCTGATCTCAGCATGTTGTGCGTTCTACATTCTGCCAGGGAGAAGCTGACTCTGTGTAATCTGAGAAGCAATACAATCtgcaacatttttcaaaagcctTGTAGAAACGCTATCTGGGTGGCTCTGAATGTGATTTGTTATTGTCATAGGaccctttccccctctctctctctctctctctctctctctctctctctctctctctctctttctccctcctgaCTAAGTAAAAAGGAATCGGCCTATAAGCCTGGGTCAGTGTCGAATTTCCAGCGCTTTACCGCTCTCTTGCCAAAAAATTTTGGAGAGGTGATGTGAGCTGCACAGAGCTACGGGCAATTTAATGCAGACGTAAAAACTGGCCATaattcctcttcctgttccctTCTTTTTCAACCTAAGACCTTTATCCGACAGCACCTCATCAGACGAGGAAGTTAGTTCTTggctttttcagttttttcgaCTACAGCCCAAATCCTGGAGAGTAGTTTCCATACCTTTATGGGATTCGTCCTGTGCTTGACATGTGATCCATAAAGTATTATCTTCATTGAGTTCTTACATCTCTCAGGGCCTCAAAAACCCACTTTCTGCTGCGTGTTATTAATGTTATGAATTGACTCCGTGCCCAGCAGACTGTAGTGCTTCATCGTCAGACTGGGAACTAGATTTCCGCTTAATCCTGGAAGTCTTGAGGGAAGGCTTGGTATCGACTGCTCCAGGAGGAAACCTCGCTCCGCTGACTCCCGTGCAGCAGACTCATTATTCCGGACAGCAGAACCTGCCCGTCAGCCG
Coding sequences within it:
- the mc4r gene encoding melanocortin receptor 4, with translation MNATQHHGLIQSYHNRSQSSGTFPINKDLSGEEKDSTTGCYEQLLISTEVFLTLGIVSLLENILVVAAIIKNKNLHSPMYFFICSLAVADMLVSVSNASETIVIALINGGNLTIPMTLIKSMDNVFDSMICSSLLASICSLLAIAVDRYITIFYALRYHNIVTLRRAMLVISSIWTCCTVSGVLFIIYSESTTVLICLITMFFTMLVLMASLYVHMFLLARLHMKRIAALPGNAPIQQRANMKGAITLTILLGVFVVCWAPFFLHLILIITCPRNPYCTCFMSHFNMYLILIMCNSVIDPIIYAFRSQEMRKTFKEIFYCYSLSSPCVCELPVKY